Proteins encoded in a region of the Candidatus Wallbacteria bacterium genome:
- a CDS encoding response regulator transcription factor: MKEMIIIIEDDRGIMEGLKINLEAEGYEVLTADNGSAGLQIIREHLSGISLVILDLMLPDISGFEVLSEIRKLDASLLVFFLTARSDLFDKVTGFNLGCDDYLTKPFEVRELILRIKSRLSKRAESEAVSRKIEFGEVSIDMDEFKVFVKGQDVEFTKLEIKILTFLYQNRGRVITRNQLLERVWDMESDVTTRTVDMHVSKIRKKIEDDPLNPRYLLTVYGMGYKLECP, translated from the coding sequence ATGAAAGAAATGATCATTATCATCGAAGATGACCGTGGGATCATGGAGGGGTTGAAAATAAATCTTGAAGCCGAGGGTTACGAAGTTCTGACTGCAGATAACGGGTCAGCCGGACTTCAAATCATCAGAGAACATCTGTCCGGGATCAGCTTAGTGATTCTGGACTTGATGCTGCCTGACATATCAGGTTTCGAGGTTCTCAGCGAGATCCGGAAACTTGACGCTTCTCTGCTGGTGTTTTTCCTGACGGCCAGGAGCGATCTCTTTGACAAAGTCACAGGATTCAATCTGGGATGCGATGACTACCTCACCAAGCCCTTCGAAGTCCGGGAGTTGATCCTGAGGATCAAGTCGCGCCTTTCCAAACGTGCGGAATCAGAAGCAGTGTCCAGAAAGATTGAATTCGGGGAGGTCAGCATTGACATGGATGAATTCAAAGTCTTTGTCAAAGGGCAGGATGTGGAATTCACCAAACTCGAGATCAAGATTCTGACATTCCTTTATCAGAATCGGGGCAGGGTGATCACCAGAAACCAGCTCCTCGAACGGGTCTGGGATATGGAGTCAGACGTCACCACACGCACAGTGGACATGCATGTCAGCAAGATCAGGAAGAAGATCGAGGATGATCCATTGAACCCCAGATATCTGCTGACTGTTTATGGAATGGGCTATAAACTCGAATGCCCTTGA
- a CDS encoding C1 family peptidase, translated as MKLHLFMNLIMISVMISAEERCSINAGDSTARKSEIYENAVKIAEKHQGSFQVSPAAIPESWSNKRIPIRSYLAGMIEEVRQQVRLRNSSPNRENPDQGFNTFFCDQTRLPAEIDWRKENKVTPVKSQGTCGSCWAFASTACFESAIACKTGKLIDLSEQDLINCNYEGMGCDGGFYTAVDLFRKEGGVLESDEPYQAANGTCRKNPRNYKITTWRWYYKDTQAVYIAGPEADQISQTETDLKTLIKMSIVQSGSCGIAVKADDSFMAYSGGIYDVVATEPTDHGVIAVGYSDSGKYWIIKNSWDTTWGEEGFGRIAYGAAGIEDIGCMLVYQSDSSS; from the coding sequence ATGAAGCTGCACCTGTTCATGAACTTGATCATGATTTCCGTGATGATATCCGCAGAGGAGAGATGCAGTATTAATGCGGGGGATTCCACAGCCCGGAAAAGTGAAATCTATGAAAATGCAGTCAAAATCGCCGAAAAACATCAGGGCAGTTTTCAGGTATCTCCTGCTGCAATCCCAGAATCCTGGTCCAATAAAAGGATACCAATCAGAAGCTACCTGGCTGGGATGATTGAGGAAGTGAGACAGCAGGTCAGATTGAGAAATTCATCACCAAACCGGGAGAATCCTGACCAGGGATTTAACACTTTTTTCTGCGATCAGACCCGCCTTCCAGCGGAGATTGACTGGAGGAAGGAAAACAAAGTGACTCCGGTAAAGTCGCAGGGGACATGCGGCAGTTGCTGGGCATTCGCTTCGACAGCCTGCTTTGAATCCGCTATCGCCTGCAAAACTGGCAAGTTGATCGACCTTTCAGAACAGGACCTGATAAACTGCAATTACGAAGGCATGGGTTGCGACGGCGGATTTTACACAGCTGTTGATCTTTTCCGCAAGGAAGGAGGGGTTCTGGAGAGCGATGAGCCTTATCAGGCAGCTAATGGAACCTGCAGGAAAAATCCCAGGAACTACAAAATCACAACCTGGCGCTGGTATTATAAAGATACGCAAGCAGTCTATATAGCAGGCCCGGAAGCGGATCAAATCAGCCAGACTGAAACAGATCTCAAAACCCTGATCAAGATGAGCATAGTACAGTCAGGTTCCTGTGGCATTGCAGTGAAAGCGGACGATTCCTTCATGGCTTATTCAGGCGGGATCTACGATGTTGTTGCCACCGAACCTACAGATCATGGAGTGATAGCAGTAGGCTACAGCGATTCAGGCAAATACTGGATTATCAAAAATTCATGGGACACAACCTGGGGTGAAGAAGGCTTTGGCCGCATAGCATATGGAGCAGCCGGCATAGAAGATATCGGTTGCATGCTCGTCTACCAGAGCGATTCAAGCTCCTGA
- a CDS encoding tetratricopeptide repeat protein, giving the protein MNLLPSKPFFCGRANDLKELKRAIPERNVLIIAGIGGIGKTALLLQLAYDLLEEPGRGENLIWVSSKSGWNDDDLFSEIVQKIAQLSGDKKYTSGFKGAPAEIIGMLEDLSLILFLDDFHLVENEHTRGLITAGSESLKSGKIIIATRKRLSLAPLELIEIYQRKIEGLEDSDASDLMDNLLRSQGLKTLTEEKKGRIFQKTKGHPFSLKLFFSLLITGRHSLESLLSESSGFLDEMDKFLFHKLWENLTEAERQVLCRLSILRIPVSADRFPLFDRSDLAAACRLLIEKYLIETDSEGRVHLHDLLREYAALQLPEDSRRKFHEQVALHFFNQNELNVSEMKESYYHYWEAGDKKKAIDVIIRISRQFLLIAEDSENFLPHLNDAINFCENYREQELMETKAQILIEVGKSEEALSLLQKIVDQRAFHYLRAYLHYQKGEDRQALDDALAALSSDGGETLIPEIKHLIGVIYFFLGESGKAEENCLEALKMAGDQKLTFLVSRTLIDLGNTRARMGKLQEALDNFREAEQILRSHNLISQLSKLLISAANLCLELQDYGMARKCVSEVIGIALDSKKYYRNLIYCYGISGDIDFAARDFESAYRNYSEALRLIELYKYYCVKLELMGYQGRALACLGRLDEAEEVFGRAFKIMNDDSPYIRNIFLEEYAQFLLMRGKPEALARFQEVRDFARQSSYQELLLKSLFFISKILKTSGSREADDCGREFRMKMEEASQAVRNRLKTFFQWFDEQSADYKTGGFVLSRKGRAQITDSEIRKLQGGEFEIFIDFINRDLSVDGQKIGIFKKRILVPLITALACRPGRIMKPSEISALVWNKEYDPETDSQTLRKNVSRLREMLGDGKGERFILAGPEKGSYLFNDKVNFCVIISGTLDSDRK; this is encoded by the coding sequence ATGAATTTATTACCTTCCAAGCCGTTTTTCTGCGGCAGGGCAAATGACCTGAAAGAGCTGAAAAGAGCGATTCCAGAGAGAAATGTCCTGATCATCGCAGGTATAGGCGGTATCGGCAAGACTGCGCTGCTTCTGCAGCTTGCTTATGATCTTCTGGAAGAACCCGGGCGAGGGGAAAACCTGATCTGGGTATCCAGCAAGAGCGGCTGGAATGATGACGACCTTTTTTCAGAGATTGTCCAGAAAATCGCCCAGCTGTCTGGAGATAAAAAATACACTTCAGGATTCAAGGGTGCACCTGCTGAAATCATCGGAATGCTCGAAGATCTTTCGCTGATCCTTTTTCTGGATGATTTCCATCTGGTGGAGAACGAACACACCAGAGGTCTGATTACTGCCGGATCAGAGAGTCTGAAGAGCGGGAAAATCATAATTGCGACCAGAAAGAGGCTTTCACTGGCTCCCCTTGAACTGATCGAGATCTACCAGAGAAAAATCGAAGGCCTGGAAGATTCTGATGCTTCTGATTTGATGGATAATCTGCTGCGGTCTCAAGGACTGAAAACCCTGACTGAAGAGAAAAAAGGCCGGATTTTTCAGAAAACCAAGGGCCATCCGTTCTCCCTGAAACTCTTTTTCAGCCTTTTGATCACAGGCCGGCATTCGCTGGAGTCTTTACTCTCCGAGTCATCCGGCTTTCTCGATGAGATGGACAAATTCCTGTTCCACAAGCTGTGGGAGAATCTGACCGAAGCCGAGAGGCAAGTCCTGTGCAGGCTTTCCATTTTGAGAATCCCTGTGTCTGCTGACAGGTTCCCGCTGTTTGACCGCAGTGACCTTGCTGCAGCCTGCAGGCTGCTGATCGAGAAATATCTGATCGAGACCGACAGCGAAGGCAGAGTGCACCTGCATGATCTTTTAAGGGAATATGCTGCTTTACAGCTTCCCGAAGACAGCCGCAGAAAGTTCCATGAGCAGGTGGCCCTTCATTTTTTCAACCAGAATGAATTGAATGTCTCTGAAATGAAGGAATCATATTATCATTACTGGGAAGCAGGGGACAAGAAAAAGGCGATTGACGTGATCATTAGAATCAGCAGGCAATTCCTGCTGATCGCTGAAGATTCGGAGAATTTTCTGCCACATTTAAACGACGCCATCAACTTCTGCGAAAATTACAGAGAGCAGGAGCTTATGGAGACAAAGGCTCAGATCCTGATCGAAGTGGGGAAGTCTGAAGAAGCCCTGAGCCTGCTCCAGAAGATCGTTGATCAGAGGGCATTTCATTATCTGAGGGCGTATCTTCATTACCAGAAGGGTGAAGACCGTCAGGCCCTGGACGATGCGCTGGCCGCTCTGAGTTCAGATGGTGGTGAAACACTGATTCCGGAAATCAAGCATCTGATCGGAGTAATTTATTTTTTTCTCGGGGAATCGGGGAAGGCTGAGGAGAATTGTCTGGAAGCCTTGAAAATGGCCGGTGATCAGAAGTTGACTTTCCTGGTCAGCAGAACACTGATCGATCTGGGCAACACCAGGGCCAGAATGGGAAAATTACAGGAAGCCCTTGACAATTTTCGGGAAGCAGAGCAGATCCTTAGAAGTCACAACCTGATTTCACAGCTATCAAAGCTGCTGATCAGCGCCGCCAACCTCTGCCTCGAACTGCAGGATTACGGGATGGCGCGGAAGTGCGTTTCAGAGGTGATCGGGATCGCCCTGGACAGCAAAAAATATTACCGGAATCTGATTTACTGCTATGGAATTTCCGGTGACATTGATTTCGCGGCCAGGGATTTCGAATCCGCATATCGTAATTACAGCGAAGCTCTGCGCCTGATTGAACTGTATAAATATTACTGCGTCAAGCTGGAGCTGATGGGTTATCAGGGCAGGGCTCTCGCCTGCCTCGGCAGACTGGACGAAGCAGAAGAAGTTTTCGGGAGGGCTTTCAAGATCATGAATGATGACAGTCCATACATCCGGAATATTTTTCTGGAGGAATACGCCCAGTTCCTGCTGATGAGGGGAAAACCCGAAGCCCTTGCCAGATTCCAGGAAGTCCGGGATTTTGCCAGGCAGTCCTCTTATCAGGAATTACTGCTGAAGAGCCTGTTTTTTATCAGTAAGATTTTGAAAACCAGCGGAAGCAGAGAAGCTGACGACTGCGGCAGAGAATTCAGAATGAAGATGGAGGAAGCCTCACAGGCGGTCAGGAACAGGCTGAAGACTTTTTTTCAGTGGTTTGATGAGCAGTCTGCAGACTATAAAACAGGAGGCTTTGTCCTGTCCCGGAAGGGCAGGGCGCAGATCACTGATTCCGAGATCAGAAAGCTGCAGGGAGGGGAATTTGAAATTTTCATTGACTTCATCAACAGGGATTTGAGCGTGGACGGCCAAAAAATCGGCATCTTCAAGAAAAGGATTCTCGTGCCACTGATCACAGCGCTGGCCTGCAGACCGGGACGGATCATGAAACCCTCGGAGATCTCTGCCTTGGTCTGGAACAAGGAATACGACCCAGAGACTGACTCTCAGACACTGCGGAAGAATGTTTCCAGGCTCAGGGAGATGCTGGGGGACGGCAAGGGCGAGCGTTTTATTCTGGCCGGGCCGGAAAAGGGCAGCTATCTCTTCAACGACAAAGTGAATTTCTGCGTGATCATATCCGGCACCCTGGATTCAGATCGAAAATGA
- a CDS encoding transglutaminase domain-containing protein, which produces MKTTGIKTGAERGRFWFFIENIKVTGTDPRILLWLALPYQHRSQKVKIREIYPEPTEIITDRFNQNRVVFWEIKDIRKKKLQFYYDFEMSVSPVNTRINPTMIRDYDKSSDFFDFFTRSEGLITLTGRVRKTAARIVGLENNPYFRARLIFNWIIYNMDFEGTSDDTNSADQTLRLGKGSCLDFACLFVALCRASGIPARPMCCRWFPGGGHAFSEFFIPGCGWIPADTSFAEGFLQKSKCNFDKKALGYICDVLGIEGPDPDYLFGNLYPNRIINYAGLENEFISRKTGETRVFENLTPGGISSKPRSVEFYDIHDKVIHSGNYVFGEKATDRKHAYEKSSGNLLFLLIENKEWLAARKKLFCDLEKQPDSPLTNYFLGQTFLATGDYQKALDFFSDCHTKGSNIGYSANIKIWALNFQGFIHDILAERKKAQAFYRKVIKTGLSFKDAAGIARLYLGSPFTAADVEKMLEHVKD; this is translated from the coding sequence TTGAAAACAACAGGAATAAAAACCGGAGCTGAAAGAGGCCGTTTCTGGTTCTTCATCGAAAACATCAAAGTCACAGGGACGGACCCGAGGATACTGCTCTGGCTGGCTCTTCCCTATCAGCACAGAAGCCAGAAAGTAAAGATCAGAGAAATTTATCCTGAGCCCACGGAAATAATCACAGACAGGTTCAATCAAAACAGAGTCGTTTTCTGGGAGATCAAGGATATCCGGAAAAAAAAGCTTCAATTTTACTATGATTTCGAAATGTCTGTCTCTCCTGTCAATACAAGAATAAACCCGACCATGATCAGGGATTACGACAAGTCCAGCGATTTTTTCGATTTTTTTACCAGGTCTGAAGGCCTGATCACACTGACAGGCAGAGTCAGGAAAACCGCAGCCAGGATCGTGGGTCTGGAAAATAATCCTTATTTCAGAGCCAGACTGATTTTCAACTGGATCATTTACAACATGGATTTTGAAGGCACATCTGATGATACGAATTCGGCAGACCAGACCCTCAGGCTTGGAAAAGGCTCCTGTCTCGACTTCGCCTGCCTGTTCGTTGCTCTCTGCAGAGCTTCAGGCATCCCCGCCCGGCCCATGTGCTGCCGCTGGTTTCCAGGAGGCGGGCACGCTTTTTCGGAATTTTTCATCCCCGGATGCGGATGGATTCCGGCTGACACTTCTTTCGCTGAGGGTTTCCTTCAGAAGTCTAAATGCAATTTCGACAAGAAGGCACTTGGATACATCTGCGATGTATTGGGAATTGAAGGTCCTGATCCAGATTATCTTTTCGGAAACCTTTATCCGAATCGGATTATAAACTATGCAGGCCTCGAAAATGAATTCATCTCAAGGAAAACAGGTGAAACAAGAGTCTTCGAAAACCTCACGCCCGGAGGTATTTCCTCAAAACCAAGATCCGTCGAATTCTATGATATACACGATAAAGTCATCCACAGCGGAAACTATGTTTTCGGAGAAAAGGCTACAGACAGGAAACATGCCTATGAAAAAAGCAGCGGCAATTTGCTTTTCTTGCTGATAGAAAATAAGGAATGGCTGGCAGCCAGGAAAAAACTTTTCTGCGACCTGGAGAAACAACCTGACTCGCCGCTGACCAATTACTTTCTTGGACAGACGTTTCTGGCTACAGGAGATTACCAGAAAGCCCTGGATTTCTTTTCAGACTGTCACACTAAGGGCAGCAATATCGGATATTCAGCAAATATCAAGATCTGGGCCCTGAATTTCCAGGGTTTCATTCACGACATTCTGGCAGAAAGGAAAAAAGCGCAGGCATTTTACAGGAAAGTGATTAAAACAGGGCTGAGCTTCAAGGATGCCGCAGGGATCGCCAGACTGTATCTGGGCAGCCCTTTTACTGCGGCAGATGTGGAAAAAATGCTTGAGCACGTCAAAGACTGA
- a CDS encoding HAMP domain-containing sensor histidine kinase, with amino-acid sequence MDTRKNGKLQIVFLLLTALFFALCFITSILFRVLGAREVEARLALPEHKQEISQMLLKLADKLEMGPQIYDSRNDTRRLPAPEEKFNKVREEIERSYAIAIGYYRTGNMTLADRGFLEIVSSYEVFCNNYAGFSNPILFSRLFLGVIHKENPDLKLKSALVEDLAQSDGMEPLMMKSLLHNFQEMFTSGEVTLIQGVNFFRRFGLAEKIKSSLETGSRRFIYCASDDISRHCFLVNIETAGFSVHALDYESLESELSRIRETFTELNYRVNFIPDHELQSDCPDRAAGIAFNLALAPEVMSKIISGTRKKLVLWQFVLYLVWGIVIVAIGRYFILLKRLEERKDNFLHVVSHELKTPLSAIKIYADTLKRTKDVTKIAEYTSVISARCNQIQNMIANLIYFDKIASSGDSLLSGLAGSLEKRELSLHQLLSSICLDYANGFYRECKLDFPDNDFLICGDESIFRIIFSNLVENSFKYIKDTKVIVTVHGSGSTEGWELTYTDNGELAKDTDVSGLFGKYRRGETMGRSGLGLGLYIVKKLTEMMGGTVTAENAGTLLFRFRFGKGRAA; translated from the coding sequence ATGGATACCCGGAAAAACGGAAAACTTCAAATTGTATTTTTACTTTTGACGGCGCTTTTCTTTGCTTTATGCTTTATCACATCGATACTTTTCAGAGTCCTGGGTGCCAGGGAAGTCGAAGCCCGTCTTGCGCTTCCTGAACATAAACAGGAGATTTCCCAGATGCTGCTCAAGCTGGCTGATAAGTTGGAGATGGGGCCGCAAATCTATGATTCCAGGAATGATACCCGCAGACTCCCTGCCCCTGAAGAGAAATTCAATAAAGTCAGGGAGGAGATAGAGCGCTCATATGCCATAGCTATCGGGTATTACCGGACCGGTAACATGACCCTGGCTGACCGGGGTTTCTTGGAAATAGTGTCCAGCTATGAGGTGTTCTGCAATAATTATGCAGGTTTCTCCAACCCGATTCTTTTTTCCAGATTGTTTCTAGGCGTGATCCATAAGGAAAATCCTGATCTGAAATTGAAATCCGCTCTGGTCGAGGATCTGGCTCAAAGTGACGGCATGGAACCGCTGATGATGAAGAGCCTTCTCCATAATTTCCAGGAAATGTTCACTTCTGGAGAAGTGACATTAATCCAGGGAGTTAACTTTTTTCGGAGATTCGGCTTGGCTGAAAAGATTAAGAGCTCTCTGGAAACCGGATCCAGAAGATTCATCTATTGTGCGTCTGATGATATCAGCCGGCATTGTTTTCTGGTGAATATCGAGACCGCTGGATTTAGTGTCCATGCTCTGGATTATGAAAGTCTGGAAAGCGAATTATCCAGAATCCGTGAAACTTTTACAGAGCTGAACTATCGGGTGAATTTCATTCCTGACCATGAGCTGCAGAGCGACTGTCCTGACCGGGCGGCAGGGATTGCCTTCAATCTGGCTCTGGCTCCAGAAGTCATGAGCAAGATCATTTCAGGAACCAGAAAGAAGCTTGTTTTATGGCAGTTTGTGCTGTATCTGGTCTGGGGCATAGTGATAGTAGCAATCGGCAGATATTTTATTCTCCTGAAACGGCTCGAGGAGAGGAAAGATAATTTTCTGCATGTTGTTTCCCATGAACTGAAGACACCGCTTTCAGCGATCAAGATTTATGCCGATACGCTCAAGAGGACGAAGGATGTGACGAAGATCGCTGAATACACGAGCGTAATTTCCGCGAGATGCAATCAGATCCAGAACATGATCGCCAACCTGATCTATTTTGATAAAATAGCTTCTTCAGGGGACAGCCTGTTGTCCGGTCTGGCAGGATCCCTGGAAAAAAGGGAATTGTCCCTTCATCAGCTGCTGTCCTCCATCTGTCTGGATTATGCCAACGGATTTTACAGAGAATGCAAACTGGATTTTCCTGATAATGATTTCCTGATCTGCGGGGATGAGAGCATTTTCAGAATCATATTCTCGAATCTGGTGGAAAACTCCTTCAAGTATATTAAAGACACAAAGGTGATAGTAACTGTCCATGGCTCAGGCAGCACAGAAGGATGGGAACTGACTTACACCGACAACGGGGAACTGGCCAAAGACACTGACGTCAGCGGTTTGTTCGGGAAGTACCGCAGAGGCGAAACCATGGGTAGAAGCGGGCTGGGACTCGGCCTGTACATAGTAAAAAAACTGACTGAAATGATGGGTGGGACTGTGACGGCGGAAAATGCAGGCACACTGCTTTTCCGTTTCAGATTTGGAAAAGGGAGGGCTGCATGA
- a CDS encoding alginate lyase family protein, with protein sequence MRKILQLIAILLIPAIPALAENPSYATALSLYPCVIHTPQQLALIREQLDTDPVRNAWLRLQQEADQALSHTPTPPENFDVPGYYEDKPGHQAAKKCLREDGGAAYTLALAYQLHPDKSQKQEYSAKAIQILNAWAAKNKKVSNSDGDLTMIYKGILLVLAADLMMDYPAWEGKETFKTWMNNVFLKSADTIKDRPNNWGAWGIFGAICVARINHDDAALQDGIGLIKGYIASAIDEKGELPQENKRHVKGMWYTFFALSPLSSAMLVARNAGTDLFNYTSDNGRSLKMALDKYFQYAVNPDTWPYRHPTDPLEIIQSLISPQANQIELPTKEDWPGNLYEAMSVIYKEQNWDNWVKGTRPHQGSEFWTCPTLMIPGL encoded by the coding sequence ATGAGGAAAATCCTGCAACTGATTGCAATTCTTCTGATTCCGGCTATCCCGGCCCTGGCTGAAAACCCGTCTTATGCTACTGCTTTATCCTTGTATCCTTGCGTGATTCACACCCCCCAGCAGCTTGCTCTGATCCGCGAACAGCTGGATACTGATCCGGTCAGAAACGCCTGGCTGAGGCTCCAGCAGGAAGCTGACCAGGCTCTCAGCCACACTCCGACTCCTCCTGAAAACTTTGATGTGCCTGGATACTATGAAGATAAGCCCGGTCATCAGGCAGCTAAAAAATGCCTTAGAGAAGACGGCGGCGCTGCATATACTCTGGCGCTTGCCTATCAACTGCACCCTGACAAATCCCAAAAACAGGAATACTCTGCCAAAGCCATTCAAATCCTGAACGCCTGGGCTGCAAAGAATAAAAAGGTCTCCAACTCTGACGGCGACTTGACCATGATTTACAAGGGAATTCTCCTGGTACTGGCCGCTGACTTGATGATGGACTATCCGGCCTGGGAAGGAAAAGAAACCTTTAAAACCTGGATGAACAATGTTTTCCTTAAATCCGCGGACACGATCAAGGACAGGCCTAACAACTGGGGTGCCTGGGGTATTTTCGGTGCGATCTGTGTGGCGCGAATCAATCATGACGACGCAGCTTTGCAGGATGGGATCGGACTGATCAAGGGGTACATAGCCTCAGCGATCGATGAAAAAGGTGAACTTCCGCAAGAGAACAAGCGGCACGTCAAAGGCATGTGGTATACATTTTTCGCCCTCTCCCCGCTTTCCTCTGCCATGCTGGTCGCGAGGAATGCAGGCACAGACCTGTTCAATTACACTTCAGATAACGGCAGATCATTGAAAATGGCTCTGGATAAGTATTTCCAGTATGCGGTCAACCCTGATACCTGGCCATACAGGCATCCGACCGACCCGCTGGAAATCATCCAGTCGTTGATCTCGCCTCAAGCTAACCAGATCGAGCTTCCAACAAAAGAGGACTGGCCGGGAAATCTGTATGAGGCCATGTCAGTAATTTACAAAGAGCAGAACTGGGATAACTGGGTCAAGGGAACCAGGCCTCATCAGGGAAGTGAATTCTGGACCTGCCCCACGCTGATGATCCCGGGACTGTAA
- a CDS encoding PhzF family phenazine biosynthesis protein, producing the protein MATYPVMQVDAFTDKPLNGNPCAVVFETDQLDEAVMLAVSREMNLSETAFVRDSPIADFGVRFFTPAEEIPLAGHPTIATVFALIDSGRLKLTDDFMMISLELKHGPIPVEIFSKNGSVQQIVMNQRKPEFFSKHDPKIVLPIFGLTEKELLADFPIQTVSTGTRQLMVPLRSLEALRAISFNVTAYEEFRAKADFFSPHLFCLRGITEEGMTFARHFGCPPDLPEDPFTGSATGGMAAYLWHYGLIEQPKFTAEQGHWMSRPGRAFVEVIGPPEDMKTVKVGGQAVTVVRGELII; encoded by the coding sequence GTGGCGACTTATCCGGTCATGCAGGTGGATGCTTTTACAGACAAGCCGTTGAACGGGAATCCCTGTGCCGTGGTTTTCGAGACTGATCAGCTGGACGAAGCTGTAATGCTTGCAGTCTCCCGCGAGATGAATCTGTCTGAAACCGCCTTTGTCCGTGATTCACCTATAGCGGATTTCGGCGTACGTTTTTTCACTCCTGCCGAAGAGATACCATTGGCTGGTCATCCCACGATTGCCACTGTTTTTGCCCTGATTGATTCCGGAAGGCTGAAGTTGACAGACGATTTTATGATGATCAGTCTTGAACTTAAGCACGGACCGATTCCGGTTGAGATTTTCTCTAAAAACGGATCTGTGCAGCAGATAGTGATGAACCAGCGGAAACCTGAGTTTTTCAGTAAACATGATCCCAAAATCGTATTGCCGATTTTCGGTTTGACTGAGAAGGAACTGTTAGCGGATTTCCCCATCCAGACTGTAAGCACAGGCACCAGGCAGCTGATGGTTCCGCTGCGCAGCCTGGAGGCTTTACGAGCGATCAGTTTCAATGTGACCGCCTATGAGGAATTCAGAGCCAAAGCAGATTTTTTCAGTCCTCACCTGTTCTGCCTTCGGGGGATCACAGAAGAAGGCATGACTTTCGCCAGGCACTTCGGCTGCCCGCCGGATCTTCCGGAAGACCCTTTCACAGGTTCGGCCACTGGAGGAATGGCGGCTTACTTATGGCATTACGGCCTGATCGAACAGCCGAAATTCACGGCTGAACAGGGGCACTGGATGAGCCGCCCGGGACGCGCTTTTGTGGAAGTGATCGGACCTCCGGAGGATATGAAAACCGTGAAAGTCGGGGGACAGGCCGTGACTGTGGTGCGGGGTGAGCTGATAATTTAA
- a CDS encoding C1 family peptidase, translating to MKRSLIMSVFLAVTIMISAGEKHMINGDDSLRKSEIYKTAVKIAAENNDSFQVSPAALSVSCSYSRVPIRDIMQDMVREVKMQARWKKQSETDLLDHEKGPDPFFGDLLSLPAEIDWRKENKVTPVKCQEMCSSCWAFATTACLESAIACKTDRLVDLSEQDLMNCNPLGMNCHGGYFTAVELFRTMGAVLESDEPYMAANGTCRNNPRNYKIATWRWFFKDTQGVCIAGPEADQTGHTETGLDSLIKACIVKSGSCYVGVTVDASVMAYSGGIYNVVTDTPTNHAVLAVGYSDSGRYWIIKNSWSTVWGEKGFGYIAYGAANFGEFSGGLLYQGSSTP from the coding sequence ATGAAGAGAAGCCTGATCATGAGCGTTTTCCTGGCTGTTACAATAATGATATCCGCCGGGGAAAAACACATGATTAACGGGGATGACTCGCTCCGGAAAAGTGAAATCTATAAAACAGCGGTGAAAATCGCTGCTGAAAACAATGACAGCTTTCAGGTATCTCCTGCTGCACTCTCTGTCTCCTGTTCCTATAGCAGAGTTCCTATCAGGGACATCATGCAGGACATGGTGAGGGAAGTGAAAATGCAGGCCAGGTGGAAAAAACAGTCAGAGACAGACCTCCTTGATCATGAAAAAGGGCCTGACCCATTCTTTGGCGACTTACTAAGCCTGCCTGCGGAAATTGACTGGAGAAAGGAAAACAAGGTGACTCCAGTGAAGTGCCAGGAAATGTGCAGTTCCTGCTGGGCTTTTGCCACGACAGCCTGCCTGGAATCCGCAATCGCCTGCAAGACAGACAGACTTGTGGATCTTTCCGAGCAGGATCTGATGAACTGCAATCCCCTGGGAATGAACTGCCATGGCGGATATTTCACTGCTGTCGAACTTTTCCGTACAATGGGGGCGGTTCTGGAAAGCGATGAACCTTACATGGCTGCCAATGGAACCTGCAGGAACAACCCCAGGAACTATAAAATTGCCACCTGGCGCTGGTTCTTCAAAGATACGCAGGGAGTATGCATCGCCGGACCGGAAGCGGATCAGACAGGTCACACTGAAACCGGTCTCGATTCCCTGATCAAGGCCTGCATTGTAAAGTCAGGTTCCTGCTATGTCGGGGTGACGGTGGACGCATCAGTAATGGCCTATTCAGGCGGCATCTATAACGTGGTTACTGATACTCCCACAAATCATGCCGTGCTGGCAGTGGGTTACAGCGATTCAGGCAGATACTGGATCATCAAGAATTCATGGAGCACAGTCTGGGGTGAGAAAGGCTTTGGCTACATCGCATACGGAGCAGCCAACTTCGGGGAATTCAGCGGCGGGCTCCTCTACCAGGGCAGTTCAACTCCCTGA